The Lineus longissimus chromosome 2, tnLinLong1.2, whole genome shotgun sequence genome window below encodes:
- the LOC135483196 gene encoding tripartite motif-containing protein 2-like isoform X4, translating to MDLDRPPVKSTERKPSPRPVSNMAKLADEIDREFLTCKICLDSYNNPKCLNCLHTFCEQCIENHVMSETTYKKYSDYRDFTCPLCRKRTQLPVGGVKKLPDNFLVSSLSEVIGREKPSKFPFCDICKLVNHKHREAASKCLDCNKLLCKPCIELHRETKVTKGHNIFDVEIEKDIECKEHEEEVVRFYCEPCETCICVLCTFNEHKDHDISSFNDAVIKYKENIENLLRNCQTKIQDYQAEMNTVAACGELIKDTENKIKEVAAEFMSQIKSREKILLEEVRNIFGPETVNLIENRDEMAANLDGLKSTCSLTDIILKGKDIELLLLKKQVSDKLSTLSDIQVTTLPASVNKKIKYVPGSLDMGYVMDMDRPLLTRFRSTRPSLPNLSGVDLIESPELVTTESVGTQTDPVDAMKSTEPPDMTEISVQANMIEEKPILYEKGCGTDTVETEEKAVNTRSRQSSITTGTSGTSTRRSEVNAADSGENTPASPSSNRRRRRRERNKTQDYTSYGRDGSPSPDRFSYY from the exons ATGGACCTCGATCGACCTCCAGTTAAAAGTACAG AGCGGAAACCAAGTCCAAGACCCGTATCCAACATGGCGAAGCTAGCGGACGAGATTGACCGGGAGTTCCTGACGTGTAAGATCTGTCTGGACAGCTACAACAATCCGAAATGTCTCAACTGCTTGCACACATTCTGCGAGCAGTGCATCGAAAACCATGTCATGTCAGAGACTACCTACAAGAAGTACAGCGACTACAGAGACTTCACATGCCCTCTCTGTCGGAAACGCACACAATTACCTGTTGGCGGCGTCAAGAAACTACCGGACAACTTCCTGGTCTCAAGTCTCTCAGAAGTCATCGGTAGAGAAAAACCGTCAAAGTTTCCATTCTGCGATATATGTAAATTAGTGAACCACAAGCACCGAGAAGCGGCGTCTAAATGTCTTGATTGCAACAAGTTGCTCTGTAAGCCGTGCATTGAACTGCACAGGGAAACCAAGGTCACGAAAGGTCACAACATTTTCGATGTGGAGATCGAGAAGGATATTGAATGCAAGGAACACGAGGAAGAGGTTGTCCGATTTTACTGCGAGCCGTGCGAGACATGCATATGCGTCCTATGTACTTTCAACGAACACAAGGACCACGATATCTCAAGCTTCAACGATGCTGTCATCAAGTATAAGGAGAACATAGAAAATCTTCTGAGGAACTGCCAGACGAAGATACAGGATTACCAAGCTGAAATGAACACGGTTGCGGCATGCGGGGAACTTATTAAAGATACTGAGAATAAGATTAAAGAGGTTGCTGCAGAATTCATGTCGCAGATTAAGAGTAGGGAAAAGATCCTCCTCGAAGAGGTCCGCAATATTTTCGGCCCCGAAACCGTCAACCTGATTGAAAATCGAGATGAGATGGCAGCAAATCTAGACGGATTAAAGAGCACATGCAGTCTCACTGACATTATTTTGAAAGGCAAAGACATTGAGCTCCTTCTGCTAAAGAAGCAGGTGTCGGATAAGTTATCCACACTCTCTGATATCCAAGTCACTACACTTCCAGCCTCTGTGAATAAGAAGATCAAATACGTCCCGGGTAGCCTCGACATGGGATACGTGATGGATATGGACCGCCCTCTATTGACTAGGTTTCGCTCCACACGACCGTCGCTTCCCAATCTCTCAGGTGTTGATCTAATAGAGTCGCCAGAGCTGGTAACCACAGAATCAGTTGGCACCCAGACTGACCCGGTAGATGCAATGAAATCGACTGAGCCGCCAGACATGACAGAGATATCCGTCCAGGCGAACATGATAGAGGAGAAACCGATTCTGTATGAAAAAGGCTGTGGCACGGATACCGTTGAGACTGAGGAAAAGGCTGTGAATACAAGGTCCAGACAGAGCTCGATCACAACCGGTACCAGCGGCACATCGACGAGAAGATCTGAGGTGAACGCGGCTGACTCTGGTGAGAACACCCCTGCGTCTCCAAGCTCAAACCGCCGCAGAAGACGCCGGGAACGCAACAAGACACAGGACTACA CCTCGTACGGACGTGACGGAAGCCCAAGTCCAGACAGATTCTCATATTATTAA
- the LOC135483196 gene encoding E3 ubiquitin-protein ligase TRIM45-like isoform X3, with the protein MAKLADEIDREFLTCKICLDSYNNPKCLNCLHTFCEQCIENHVMSETTYKKYSDYRDFTCPLCRKRTQLPVGGVKKLPDNFLVSSLSEVIGREKPSKFPFCDICKLVNHKHREAASKCLDCNKLLCKPCIELHRETKVTKGHNIFDVEIEKDIECKEHEEEVVRFYCEPCETCICVLCTFNEHKDHDISSFNDAVIKYKENIENLLRNCQTKIQDYQAEMNTVAACGELIKDTENKIKEVAAEFMSQIKSREKILLEEVRNIFGPETVNLIENRDEMAANLDGLKSTCSLTDIILKGKDIELLLLKKQVSDKLSTLSDIQVTTLPASVNKKIKYVPGSLDMGYVMDMDRPLLTRFRSTRPSLPNLSGVDLIESPELVTTESVGTQTDPVDAMKSTEPPDMTEISVQANMIEEKPILYEKGCGTDTVETEEKAVNTRSRQSSITTGTSGTSTRRSEVNAADSGENTPASPSSNRRRRRRERNKTQDYSTLIDDQPPTIPNNSYSTSNNAYGAEPDSGRRQRRSRFLYGSGTSYGRDGSPSPDRFSYY; encoded by the exons ATGGCGAAGCTAGCGGACGAGATTGACCGGGAGTTCCTGACGTGTAAGATCTGTCTGGACAGCTACAACAATCCGAAATGTCTCAACTGCTTGCACACATTCTGCGAGCAGTGCATCGAAAACCATGTCATGTCAGAGACTACCTACAAGAAGTACAGCGACTACAGAGACTTCACATGCCCTCTCTGTCGGAAACGCACACAATTACCTGTTGGCGGCGTCAAGAAACTACCGGACAACTTCCTGGTCTCAAGTCTCTCAGAAGTCATCGGTAGAGAAAAACCGTCAAAGTTTCCATTCTGCGATATATGTAAATTAGTGAACCACAAGCACCGAGAAGCGGCGTCTAAATGTCTTGATTGCAACAAGTTGCTCTGTAAGCCGTGCATTGAACTGCACAGGGAAACCAAGGTCACGAAAGGTCACAACATTTTCGATGTGGAGATCGAGAAGGATATTGAATGCAAGGAACACGAGGAAGAGGTTGTCCGATTTTACTGCGAGCCGTGCGAGACATGCATATGCGTCCTATGTACTTTCAACGAACACAAGGACCACGATATCTCAAGCTTCAACGATGCTGTCATCAAGTATAAGGAGAACATAGAAAATCTTCTGAGGAACTGCCAGACGAAGATACAGGATTACCAAGCTGAAATGAACACGGTTGCGGCATGCGGGGAACTTATTAAAGATACTGAGAATAAGATTAAAGAGGTTGCTGCAGAATTCATGTCGCAGATTAAGAGTAGGGAAAAGATCCTCCTCGAAGAGGTCCGCAATATTTTCGGCCCCGAAACCGTCAACCTGATTGAAAATCGAGATGAGATGGCAGCAAATCTAGACGGATTAAAGAGCACATGCAGTCTCACTGACATTATTTTGAAAGGCAAAGACATTGAGCTCCTTCTGCTAAAGAAGCAGGTGTCGGATAAGTTATCCACACTCTCTGATATCCAAGTCACTACACTTCCAGCCTCTGTGAATAAGAAGATCAAATACGTCCCGGGTAGCCTCGACATGGGATACGTGATGGATATGGACCGCCCTCTATTGACTAGGTTTCGCTCCACACGACCGTCGCTTCCCAATCTCTCAGGTGTTGATCTAATAGAGTCGCCAGAGCTGGTAACCACAGAATCAGTTGGCACCCAGACTGACCCGGTAGATGCAATGAAATCGACTGAGCCGCCAGACATGACAGAGATATCCGTCCAGGCGAACATGATAGAGGAGAAACCGATTCTGTATGAAAAAGGCTGTGGCACGGATACCGTTGAGACTGAGGAAAAGGCTGTGAATACAAGGTCCAGACAGAGCTCGATCACAACCGGTACCAGCGGCACATCGACGAGAAGATCTGAGGTGAACGCGGCTGACTCTGGTGAGAACACCCCTGCGTCTCCAAGCTCAAACCGCCGCAGAAGACGCCGGGAACGCAACAAGACACAGGACTACAGTACGTTGATTGATGATCAGCCCCCTACTATCCCAAACAACTCGTACAGTACCTCTAATAATGCGTACGGCGCTGAGCCAGATTCTGGAAGACGCCAGAGAAGAAGTCGATTCCTTTATGGGAGTGGAA CCTCGTACGGACGTGACGGAAGCCCAAGTCCAGACAGATTCTCATATTATTAA
- the LOC135483196 gene encoding tripartite motif-containing protein 2-like isoform X5 — protein sequence MDLDRPPVKSTERKPSPRPVSNMAKLADEIDREFLTCKICLDSYNNPKCLNCLHTFCEQCIENHVMSETTYKKYSDYRDFTCPLCRKRTQLPVGGVKKLPDNFLVSSLSEVIGREKPSKFPFCDICKLVNHKHREAASKCLDCNKLLCKPCIELHRETKVTKGHNIFDVEIEKDIECKEHEEEVVRFYCEPCETCICVLCTFNEHKDHDISSFNDAVIKYKENIENLLRNCQTKIQDYQAEMNTVAACGELIKDTENKIKEVAAEFMSQIKSREKILLEEVRNIFGPETVNLIENRDEMAANLDGLKSTCSLTDIILKGKDIELLLLKKQVSDKLSTLSDIQVTTLPASVNKKIKYVPGSLDMGYVMDMDRPLLTRFRSTRPSLPNLSGVDLIESPELVTTESVGTQTDPVDAMKSTEPPDMTEISVQANMIEEKPILYEKGCGTDTVETEEKAVNTRSRQSSITTGTSGTSTRRSEVNAADSGENTPASPSSNRRRRRRERNKTQDYSGCVI from the exons ATGGACCTCGATCGACCTCCAGTTAAAAGTACAG AGCGGAAACCAAGTCCAAGACCCGTATCCAACATGGCGAAGCTAGCGGACGAGATTGACCGGGAGTTCCTGACGTGTAAGATCTGTCTGGACAGCTACAACAATCCGAAATGTCTCAACTGCTTGCACACATTCTGCGAGCAGTGCATCGAAAACCATGTCATGTCAGAGACTACCTACAAGAAGTACAGCGACTACAGAGACTTCACATGCCCTCTCTGTCGGAAACGCACACAATTACCTGTTGGCGGCGTCAAGAAACTACCGGACAACTTCCTGGTCTCAAGTCTCTCAGAAGTCATCGGTAGAGAAAAACCGTCAAAGTTTCCATTCTGCGATATATGTAAATTAGTGAACCACAAGCACCGAGAAGCGGCGTCTAAATGTCTTGATTGCAACAAGTTGCTCTGTAAGCCGTGCATTGAACTGCACAGGGAAACCAAGGTCACGAAAGGTCACAACATTTTCGATGTGGAGATCGAGAAGGATATTGAATGCAAGGAACACGAGGAAGAGGTTGTCCGATTTTACTGCGAGCCGTGCGAGACATGCATATGCGTCCTATGTACTTTCAACGAACACAAGGACCACGATATCTCAAGCTTCAACGATGCTGTCATCAAGTATAAGGAGAACATAGAAAATCTTCTGAGGAACTGCCAGACGAAGATACAGGATTACCAAGCTGAAATGAACACGGTTGCGGCATGCGGGGAACTTATTAAAGATACTGAGAATAAGATTAAAGAGGTTGCTGCAGAATTCATGTCGCAGATTAAGAGTAGGGAAAAGATCCTCCTCGAAGAGGTCCGCAATATTTTCGGCCCCGAAACCGTCAACCTGATTGAAAATCGAGATGAGATGGCAGCAAATCTAGACGGATTAAAGAGCACATGCAGTCTCACTGACATTATTTTGAAAGGCAAAGACATTGAGCTCCTTCTGCTAAAGAAGCAGGTGTCGGATAAGTTATCCACACTCTCTGATATCCAAGTCACTACACTTCCAGCCTCTGTGAATAAGAAGATCAAATACGTCCCGGGTAGCCTCGACATGGGATACGTGATGGATATGGACCGCCCTCTATTGACTAGGTTTCGCTCCACACGACCGTCGCTTCCCAATCTCTCAGGTGTTGATCTAATAGAGTCGCCAGAGCTGGTAACCACAGAATCAGTTGGCACCCAGACTGACCCGGTAGATGCAATGAAATCGACTGAGCCGCCAGACATGACAGAGATATCCGTCCAGGCGAACATGATAGAGGAGAAACCGATTCTGTATGAAAAAGGCTGTGGCACGGATACCGTTGAGACTGAGGAAAAGGCTGTGAATACAAGGTCCAGACAGAGCTCGATCACAACCGGTACCAGCGGCACATCGACGAGAAGATCTGAGGTGAACGCGGCTGACTCTGGTGAGAACACCCCTGCGTCTCCAAGCTCAAACCGCCGCAGAAGACGCCGGGAACGCAACAAGACACAGGACTACA GTGGTTGTGTCATCTGA
- the LOC135483196 gene encoding E3 ubiquitin-protein ligase TRIM45-like isoform X2 yields the protein MDLDRPPVKSTERKPSPRPVSNMAKLADEIDREFLTCKICLDSYNNPKCLNCLHTFCEQCIENHVMSETTYKKYSDYRDFTCPLCRKRTQLPVGGVKKLPDNFLVSSLSEVIGREKPSKFPFCDICKLVNHKHREAASKCLDCNKLLCKPCIELHRETKVTKGHNIFDVEIEKDIECKEHEEEVVRFYCEPCETCICVLCTFNEHKDHDISSFNDAVIKYKENIENLLRNCQTKIQDYQAEMNTVAACGELIKDTENKIKEVAAEFMSQIKSREKILLEEVRNIFGPETVNLIENRDEMAANLDGLKSTCSLTDIILKGKDIELLLLKKQVSDKLSTLSDIQVTTLPASVNKKIKYVPGSLDMGYVMDMDRPLLTRFRSTRPSLPNLSGVDLIESPELVTTESVGTQTDPVDAMKSTEPPDMTEISVQANMIEEKPILYEKGCGTDTVETEEKAVNTRSRQSSITTGTSGTSTRRSEVNAADSGENTPASPSSNRRRRRRERNKTQDYSTLIDDQPPTIPNNSYSTSNNAYGAEPDSGRRQRRSRFLYGSGSGCVI from the exons ATGGACCTCGATCGACCTCCAGTTAAAAGTACAG AGCGGAAACCAAGTCCAAGACCCGTATCCAACATGGCGAAGCTAGCGGACGAGATTGACCGGGAGTTCCTGACGTGTAAGATCTGTCTGGACAGCTACAACAATCCGAAATGTCTCAACTGCTTGCACACATTCTGCGAGCAGTGCATCGAAAACCATGTCATGTCAGAGACTACCTACAAGAAGTACAGCGACTACAGAGACTTCACATGCCCTCTCTGTCGGAAACGCACACAATTACCTGTTGGCGGCGTCAAGAAACTACCGGACAACTTCCTGGTCTCAAGTCTCTCAGAAGTCATCGGTAGAGAAAAACCGTCAAAGTTTCCATTCTGCGATATATGTAAATTAGTGAACCACAAGCACCGAGAAGCGGCGTCTAAATGTCTTGATTGCAACAAGTTGCTCTGTAAGCCGTGCATTGAACTGCACAGGGAAACCAAGGTCACGAAAGGTCACAACATTTTCGATGTGGAGATCGAGAAGGATATTGAATGCAAGGAACACGAGGAAGAGGTTGTCCGATTTTACTGCGAGCCGTGCGAGACATGCATATGCGTCCTATGTACTTTCAACGAACACAAGGACCACGATATCTCAAGCTTCAACGATGCTGTCATCAAGTATAAGGAGAACATAGAAAATCTTCTGAGGAACTGCCAGACGAAGATACAGGATTACCAAGCTGAAATGAACACGGTTGCGGCATGCGGGGAACTTATTAAAGATACTGAGAATAAGATTAAAGAGGTTGCTGCAGAATTCATGTCGCAGATTAAGAGTAGGGAAAAGATCCTCCTCGAAGAGGTCCGCAATATTTTCGGCCCCGAAACCGTCAACCTGATTGAAAATCGAGATGAGATGGCAGCAAATCTAGACGGATTAAAGAGCACATGCAGTCTCACTGACATTATTTTGAAAGGCAAAGACATTGAGCTCCTTCTGCTAAAGAAGCAGGTGTCGGATAAGTTATCCACACTCTCTGATATCCAAGTCACTACACTTCCAGCCTCTGTGAATAAGAAGATCAAATACGTCCCGGGTAGCCTCGACATGGGATACGTGATGGATATGGACCGCCCTCTATTGACTAGGTTTCGCTCCACACGACCGTCGCTTCCCAATCTCTCAGGTGTTGATCTAATAGAGTCGCCAGAGCTGGTAACCACAGAATCAGTTGGCACCCAGACTGACCCGGTAGATGCAATGAAATCGACTGAGCCGCCAGACATGACAGAGATATCCGTCCAGGCGAACATGATAGAGGAGAAACCGATTCTGTATGAAAAAGGCTGTGGCACGGATACCGTTGAGACTGAGGAAAAGGCTGTGAATACAAGGTCCAGACAGAGCTCGATCACAACCGGTACCAGCGGCACATCGACGAGAAGATCTGAGGTGAACGCGGCTGACTCTGGTGAGAACACCCCTGCGTCTCCAAGCTCAAACCGCCGCAGAAGACGCCGGGAACGCAACAAGACACAGGACTACAGTACGTTGATTGATGATCAGCCCCCTACTATCCCAAACAACTCGTACAGTACCTCTAATAATGCGTACGGCGCTGAGCCAGATTCTGGAAGACGCCAGAGAAGAAGTCGATTCCTTTATGGGAGTGGAA GTGGTTGTGTCATCTGA
- the LOC135483196 gene encoding E3 ubiquitin-protein ligase TRIM45-like isoform X1 codes for MDLDRPPVKSTERKPSPRPVSNMAKLADEIDREFLTCKICLDSYNNPKCLNCLHTFCEQCIENHVMSETTYKKYSDYRDFTCPLCRKRTQLPVGGVKKLPDNFLVSSLSEVIGREKPSKFPFCDICKLVNHKHREAASKCLDCNKLLCKPCIELHRETKVTKGHNIFDVEIEKDIECKEHEEEVVRFYCEPCETCICVLCTFNEHKDHDISSFNDAVIKYKENIENLLRNCQTKIQDYQAEMNTVAACGELIKDTENKIKEVAAEFMSQIKSREKILLEEVRNIFGPETVNLIENRDEMAANLDGLKSTCSLTDIILKGKDIELLLLKKQVSDKLSTLSDIQVTTLPASVNKKIKYVPGSLDMGYVMDMDRPLLTRFRSTRPSLPNLSGVDLIESPELVTTESVGTQTDPVDAMKSTEPPDMTEISVQANMIEEKPILYEKGCGTDTVETEEKAVNTRSRQSSITTGTSGTSTRRSEVNAADSGENTPASPSSNRRRRRRERNKTQDYSTLIDDQPPTIPNNSYSTSNNAYGAEPDSGRRQRRSRFLYGSGTSYGRDGSPSPDRFSYY; via the exons ATGGACCTCGATCGACCTCCAGTTAAAAGTACAG AGCGGAAACCAAGTCCAAGACCCGTATCCAACATGGCGAAGCTAGCGGACGAGATTGACCGGGAGTTCCTGACGTGTAAGATCTGTCTGGACAGCTACAACAATCCGAAATGTCTCAACTGCTTGCACACATTCTGCGAGCAGTGCATCGAAAACCATGTCATGTCAGAGACTACCTACAAGAAGTACAGCGACTACAGAGACTTCACATGCCCTCTCTGTCGGAAACGCACACAATTACCTGTTGGCGGCGTCAAGAAACTACCGGACAACTTCCTGGTCTCAAGTCTCTCAGAAGTCATCGGTAGAGAAAAACCGTCAAAGTTTCCATTCTGCGATATATGTAAATTAGTGAACCACAAGCACCGAGAAGCGGCGTCTAAATGTCTTGATTGCAACAAGTTGCTCTGTAAGCCGTGCATTGAACTGCACAGGGAAACCAAGGTCACGAAAGGTCACAACATTTTCGATGTGGAGATCGAGAAGGATATTGAATGCAAGGAACACGAGGAAGAGGTTGTCCGATTTTACTGCGAGCCGTGCGAGACATGCATATGCGTCCTATGTACTTTCAACGAACACAAGGACCACGATATCTCAAGCTTCAACGATGCTGTCATCAAGTATAAGGAGAACATAGAAAATCTTCTGAGGAACTGCCAGACGAAGATACAGGATTACCAAGCTGAAATGAACACGGTTGCGGCATGCGGGGAACTTATTAAAGATACTGAGAATAAGATTAAAGAGGTTGCTGCAGAATTCATGTCGCAGATTAAGAGTAGGGAAAAGATCCTCCTCGAAGAGGTCCGCAATATTTTCGGCCCCGAAACCGTCAACCTGATTGAAAATCGAGATGAGATGGCAGCAAATCTAGACGGATTAAAGAGCACATGCAGTCTCACTGACATTATTTTGAAAGGCAAAGACATTGAGCTCCTTCTGCTAAAGAAGCAGGTGTCGGATAAGTTATCCACACTCTCTGATATCCAAGTCACTACACTTCCAGCCTCTGTGAATAAGAAGATCAAATACGTCCCGGGTAGCCTCGACATGGGATACGTGATGGATATGGACCGCCCTCTATTGACTAGGTTTCGCTCCACACGACCGTCGCTTCCCAATCTCTCAGGTGTTGATCTAATAGAGTCGCCAGAGCTGGTAACCACAGAATCAGTTGGCACCCAGACTGACCCGGTAGATGCAATGAAATCGACTGAGCCGCCAGACATGACAGAGATATCCGTCCAGGCGAACATGATAGAGGAGAAACCGATTCTGTATGAAAAAGGCTGTGGCACGGATACCGTTGAGACTGAGGAAAAGGCTGTGAATACAAGGTCCAGACAGAGCTCGATCACAACCGGTACCAGCGGCACATCGACGAGAAGATCTGAGGTGAACGCGGCTGACTCTGGTGAGAACACCCCTGCGTCTCCAAGCTCAAACCGCCGCAGAAGACGCCGGGAACGCAACAAGACACAGGACTACAGTACGTTGATTGATGATCAGCCCCCTACTATCCCAAACAACTCGTACAGTACCTCTAATAATGCGTACGGCGCTGAGCCAGATTCTGGAAGACGCCAGAGAAGAAGTCGATTCCTTTATGGGAGTGGAA CCTCGTACGGACGTGACGGAAGCCCAAGTCCAGACAGATTCTCATATTATTAA
- the LOC135483041 gene encoding uncharacterized protein LOC135483041, with translation MEETSRVPTEPIFRPMAQETDDISYFFFIWVIPVVVGIPGNALAIIVANRKHNRQLSPCVYMTAMGVADTVLLLERIMAIVLNKVLLAHGFVTEPLWWFRIQVYILYTSSILSGLFLAGMSVDRLIAVRFPMDAQRLCTTSRARTTVVMMFLSIAVLNGHLFYVLQYFYDKQLGIYAILILAPDPELEILEGISTSFQLVVGTILPFFIIFTCNILIIITLKQASKARQRLETNQKNVELKSQHLTRMLLFVSFAYVITTLPYRLYHLTMKIPVVANLYDLRVLYWRKQYVISVWSLIIVWMFNYSLNFYLYCIGGGRKYRDDAKLVLSRLFRLR, from the exons ATGGAGGAGACATCAAGGGTACCGACGGAGCCGATCTTCCGACCGATGGCTCAAGAAACCGACGACATATCGTACTTCTTCTTCATATGGGTGATCCCCGTTGTCGTCGGGATCCCCGGAAACGCCCTGGCCATCATTGTGGCCAATCGTAAGCATAACAGGCAGTTGTCGCCATGTGTCTACATGACGGCGATGGGTGTGGCCGACACGGTGCTGTTACTGGAACGGATCATGGCTATAGTTTTGAATAAGGTACTTTTGGCGCATGGCTTTGTCACGGAACCGCTTTGGTGGTTTAG AATCCAAGTGTACATCCTCTACACGAGCAGCATCCTGTCAGGTCTATTCCTAGCGGGAATGTCCGTTGATCGTCTGATTGCTGTTCGGTTCCCGATGGATGCTCAGAGGTTGTGTACCACTTCAAGAGCCAGGACGACTGTGGTTATGATGTTTCTTTCCATAGCTGTGCTAAATGGACATCTTTTCTATGTTCTGCAGTATTTTTATGACAAACAACTTG GAATATACGCCATTCTGATATTAGCTCCTGACCCAGAGTTAGAAATTCTTGAGGGAATTTCGACCAGTTTTCAATTGGTCGTCGGTACCATTCTGCCATTCTTCATAATTTTCACTTGTAatatcctcatcatcatcactctGAAACAGGCATCAAAAGCGCGTCAAAGATTAGAAACGAATCAGAAAAATGTCGAATTAAAATCGCAACATCTAACGCGCATGCTCCTCTTTGTCAGTTTTGCTTACGTCATCACGACCTTGCCCTATAGGCTGTACCACTTGACAATGAAGATCCCAGTAGTTGCTAATCTGTATGATCTGAGGGTCCTCTATTGGAGGAAACAGTATGTCATTTCGGTTTGGTCACTTATAATTGTATGGATGTTCAACTATTCCCTTAACTTTTACCTATATTGCATTGGAGGGGGTAGGAAATATCGTGATGACGCGAAACTTGTCCTAAGCAGGTTATTTCGGCTTCGATAA